The DNA region CTGCTCTTTGAGGAGTCTCTTTAGGAATCGGACTCTTTAAGGGTTCCTCTGCCCTTTGAGAAGTCTCATTTGGAGTCAAACCCTTTAAGGGTTCCTCTGCTCTTTGAGTCTCTTTTGGAGTCAGACTCTTTAAGGGTTCCTCTGGTCTTTGAGGAGTCTCTTTtggaatcagactctttaagaCTTCCTCTGACCTTTGAGAAGTCTCTTTaggaatcagactctttaagggTTCTTCTGGTCTTTGAGGAGTCTCTTTtggaatcagactctttaagggTTCCTTGGTTCTTCCAGCCTTCCTTTGGTCATCCTTTGCAACGTTTCTGTCCTTGGAAAGACTGAATCTGAAGACGTTTGAGAGGTCTTCTCTAAAGGAACTCAGCAGGTTGTTTGGTTTCTCCGCCGACTGACTCTTTAAGGGTTCCTCTGCTCTTTGAGAAGTCTCTTTAGGAATCAGACTCTTTGAGGGTTCCTTTGCTCTTTGAGGAGTCTTTGTCTCTTTtggaatcagactctttaagggGTCCTCTGCTCTTTCAGGAGTCTCTTTaggaatcagactctttaagggTTCCTCTGCTCTTTCAGGAGTTTCTTTtggaatcagactctttaagggTTCCTCTGCTCTTTCAGGAGTCTCTTTTGGAGTCAGACTCTTTAAGGGTTCCTCTGCCCTTTGAGAAGTCTCATTTGGAGTCAGACCCTTTAAGGGTTCCTCTGCTCTTTGAGTCTCTTTTGGAGTCAGACTCTTTAAGGGTTCCTCTGCTCTTTGAGGAGTCTCTTTtggaatcagactctttaaggaTTCCTCTGCCCTTTGAGTCTCTTTTGGAGTCAGACTCTTTAAGGGTTCCTCTGCGCTTTGAGAAGTCTCTTTaggaatcagactctttaagggTTCCTCTGGTCTTTGAGTCTCTTTTGGAGTCAGACCCTTTAAGGGTTCCTCTGCTCTTTGAGGAGTCTCTTTaggaatcagactctttaagggTTCCTCTGGTCTTTGAGTCTCTTTTGGAGTCAGACTCTTTAAGGGTTCCTCTGCTCTTTGAGGACTCTCTTTAGGAGTCAGACTCTTTAAAGGTTCCTCTGGTCTTTGAGGAGTCTCTTTAGGAATCGGACTCTTTAAGGGTTCCTCTGCCCTTTGAGAAGTCTCTTTaggaatcagactctttaagggTTCCTCTGGTCTTTGAGGAGTCTCATTTGGAGTCAGACCCTTTAAGGGTTCCTCTGACCTTTGAGAAGTCTCTTTtggaatcagactctttaagggTTCCTTGGTTCTTCCAGCCTTCCTTTGGTTATCCTTTGCAGCGTTTCTGTCCTTGGAAAGACTGAATCTGAAGACGTTTGAGAGGTCTTCTCTAAAGGAACTCAGCAGGTTGTTTGGTTTTTCAGCCGACTGACTCTTTAAGGGTTCCTCTGCTCTTTGAGGACTCTCTTTAGGAATCAGACTCTTTATTgtttcctctgctctttcagGAGTCTCTTTaggaatcagactctttaagggTTCCTCTGCTCTTTCAGGAGTCTCTTTtggaatcagactctttaagggGTCCTCTGCTCTTTGAGGAGTCTCTTTAGGAATCGGACTCTTTAAGGGTTCCTCTGCCCTTTGAGAAGTCTCATTTGGAGTCAGACCCTTTAAGGGTTCCTCTGCTCTTTGAGTCTCTTTTGGAGTCAGACTCTTTAAGGGTTCCTCTGGTCTTTGAGGAGTCTCTTTtggaatcagactctttaagaCTTCCTCTGACCTTTGAGAAGTCTCTTTaggaatcagactctttaagggTTCTTCTGGTCTTTGAGGAGTCTCTTTtggaatcagactctttaagggTTCCTTGGTTCTTCCAGCCTTCCTTTGGTCATCCTTTGCAACGTTTCTGTCCTTGGAAAGACTGAATCTGAAGACGTTTGAGAGGTCTTCTCTAAAGGAACTCAGCAGGTTGTTTGGTTTCTCCGCCGACTGACTCTTTAAGGGTTCCTCTGCTCTTTGAGAAGTCTCTTTAGGAATCAGACTCTTTGAGGGTTCCTTTGCTCTTTGAGGAGTCTTTGTCTCTTTtggaatcagactctttaagggGTCCTCTGCTCTTTCAGGAGTCTCTTTaggaatcagactctttaagggTTCCTCTGCTCTTTCAGGAGTTTCTTTtggaatcagactctttaagggTTCCTCTGCTCTTTCAGGAGTCTCTTTTGGAGTCAGACTCTTTAAGGGTTCCTCTGCCCTTTGAGAAGTCTCATTTGGAGTCAGACCCTTTAAGGGTTCCTCTGCTCTTTGAGTCTCTTTTGGAGTCAGACTCTTTAAGGGTTCCTCTGCTCTTTGAGGAGTCTCTTTtggaatcagactctttaaggaTTCCTCTGCCCTTTGAGTCTCTTTTGGAGTCAGACTCTTTAAGGGTTCCTCTGCGCTTTGAGAAGTCTCTTTaggaatcagactctttaagggTTCCTCTGGTCTTTGAGTCTCTTTTGGAGTCAGACCCTTTAAGGGTTCCTCTGCTCTTTGAGGAGTCTCTTTaggaatcagactctttaagggTTCCTCTGGTCTTTGAGTCTCTTTTGGAGTCAGACTCTTTAAGGGTTCCTCTGCTCTTTGAGGACTCTCTTTAGGAGTCAGACTCTTTAAAGGTTCCTCTGGTCTTTGAGGAGTCTCTTTAGGAATCGGACTCTTTAAGGGTTCCTCTGCCCTTTGAGAAGTCTCTTTaggaatcagactctttaagggTTCCTCTGGTCTTTGAGGAGTCTCATTTGGAGTCAGACCCTTTAAGGGTTCCTCTGACCTTTGAGAAGTCTCTTTtggaatcagactctttaagggTTCCTTGGTTCTTCCAGCCTTCCTTTGGTTATCCTTTGCAGCGTTTCTGTCCTTGGAAAGACTGAATCTGAAGACGTTTGAGAGGTCTTCTCTAAAGGAACTCAGCAGGTTGTTTGGTTTTTCAGCCGACTGACTCTTTAAGGGTTCCTCTGCCCTTTGAGAAGTCTCTTTAGGAATCAGACTCTTTGAGGGTTCCTTTGCTCTTTGAGGACTCTCTTTAGGAATCAGACTCTTTATGgtttcctctgctctttcagGAGTCTCTTTAGGAGTCAGACTCTTTAAAGGTTCCTCTGGTCTTTGAGGAGTCTCTTTAGGAATCGGACTCTTTAAGGGTTCCTCTGCCCTTTGAGAAGTCTCTTTaggaatcagactctttaagggTTCCTCTGGTCTTTGAGGAGTCTCATTTGGAGTCAGACCCTTTAAGGGTTCCTCTGACCTTTGAGAAGTCTCTTTaggaatcagactctttaagggTTCCTCTGGTCTTTGAGGAGTCTCTTTtggaatcagactctttaagggTTCCTTGGTTCTTCCAGCCTTCCTTTGGTTATCCTTTGCAGCGTTTCTGTCCTTGGAAAGACTGAATCTGAAGACGTTTGAGAGGTCTTCTCTAAAGGAACTCAGCAGGTTGTTTGGTTTTTCAGCCGACTGACTCTTTAAGGGTTCCTCTGCCCTTTGAGAAGTCTCTTTAGGAATCAGACTCTTTGAGGGTTCCTTTGCTCTTTGAGGAGTCTTTGTCTCTTTTGGAATTGGACTCTTTAAGGGTTCCTCTGCTCTTTGAGGACTCTCTTTAGGAATCAGACTCTTTATGgtttcctctgctctttcagGAGTCTCTTTaggaatcagactctttaagggTTCCTCTGCTCTTTCAGGAGTCTCTTTTGGAGTCAGACTCTTTAAGGGTTCCTCTGCCCTTTGAGAAGTCTCATTTGGAGTCAGACCCTTTAAAGGTTCCTCTGCCCTTTGAGTCTCTTTTGGAGTCAGACTCTTTAAGGGTTCCTCTGCTCTTTGAGAAGTCTCTTTaggaatcagactctttaagggTTCCTCTGCTCTTTGAGTCTCTTTTGGAGTCACACTCTTTAAGGGTTCCTCTGCTCTTTGAGGAGTCTCTTTAGGGATCAGACTCTTTAAGGGTTCCTCTGGTCTTTGAGTCTCTTTTGGAGTCAGACTCTTTAAGGGTTCCTCTGCTCTTTGAGGACTCTCTTTAGGAGTCAGACTCTTTAAAGGTTCCTCTGGTCTTTGAGGAGTCTCTTTtggaatcagactctttaagacttcctctgctctttcagGAGTCTCTTTtggaatcagactctttaagggTTCCTCTGCTCTTTGAGGAGTCTCTTTtggaatcagactctttaaagGTTCCTCTGGTCTTTGAGGAGTCTCTTTAGGAGTCAGACTCTTTAAAGGTTCCTCTGGTCTTTGAGGAGTCTCTTTtggaatcagactctttaagacttcctctgctctttcagGAGTCTCTTTTGGAATCAGACTTGTTAAGacttcctctgctctttcagGAGTCTCTTTtggaatcagactctttaagggTTCCTTGGTTCTTTGAGGACTCTCTTTtggaatcagactctttaagggTTCCTCGGTTCTTCCAGCCTTCATTTGGTCGTCCTTTGCAGCGTCTCTGTCCTTGGAAAGACTGAATCTGAAGACGTTCGAGAGGTCGTCTCTCATTGAACTCAGCAGGTTGTTTGGTTTCTCCGCCGACTGACTGCTTTTCAGATGTGCAGACTTGCTGTCTTTGTCCCTGGTGGACATGAAGACACTCGTCACGTCTTCTTTGAACTGGCTCAGGTCCTCCTTCAGCAGGTCCATTGTGCTGCTGACAGGTCTATCTTCAGTCTGACTCGAGTCTCTGAACACTTTCAGTATTTCCTCTTTGAAAAGACTCAGTGGGCCGATCGTCCTCCAGTCTTTCTTAGTCGTCTTCAGAACGTCCTTGGTCtccatgttttcttcatttttgtcTGCGGGGTCGAGTTCTTTGATTGCATCGTCCTCGGCCTCTTTATGCTCTTTTTCCTCTGAATGTTCCTTGACAACACTCATCGTCTGTCTGTTTTCAGACCTTGGTTTGTCTAAGAGTTTTATTCAGGCGTCACAATGTCTCCCGATGATACGATGAGACTTCAGGGAACAGCTGTTTCatcagataaataaagaattaggtcaaaagaaacagaagactGACCAAAGTTTAATGAAGACTTCATTAAATTATTATGCTGTCAGAAAGTGGAGCTTTgaaggatttgtttgttttagttaaaggagcagtatgtaactctgacccctagtgtttaaaatgggtactgcagtctaaattctaaacattgcagagagctgcccatccccctcctctctagagtcgatgctcactcaggtcacaatgtggtggactctgaagcttcagtgtttatccagctctgcatgggtctgtaaacctttctgtgttctaacctctctccatttttcaaaagcatctccaatattgatcctagtttgagcacgtttctgctcgtggagcttattagaaacatgcagaggctttttaggtcggctacaatcacttctatctgaaccagttctcttgcccgcttccatcgctgcaacacctgttgacctgataactgctctcatatctgacaaaccgaggagcttccaaaacggccgtgggggggtcgccttaaataATCTGTAAATGAGTATGATTGGATTTAAATCCTACAACAGCCTGATGCTCTGAAGTGTTCTTGACATTTAATCCATTAAGAGGTGAaatctggtccaaacaaatccagagcattcaggagcagaatctaaagttagaaggaggacatactggctgctg from Labrus bergylta chromosome 6, fLabBer1.1, whole genome shotgun sequence includes:
- the LOC136179503 gene encoding microtubule-associated protein futsch-like; translated protein: MSVVKEHSEEKEHKEAEDDAIKELDPADKNEENMETKDVLKTTKKDWRTIGPLSLFKEEILKVFRDSSQTEDRPVSSTMDLLKEDLSQFKEDVTSVFMSTRDKDSKSAHLKSSQSAEKPNNLLSSMRDDLSNVFRFSLSKDRDAAKDDQMKAGRTEEPLKSLIPKESPQRTKEPLKSLIPKETPERAEEVLTSLIPKETPERAEEVLKSLIPKETPQRPEEPLKSLTPKETPQRPEEPLKSLIPKETPQRAEEPLKSLIPKETPERAEEVLKSLIPKETPQRPEEPLKSLTPKESPQRAEEPLKSLTPKETQRPEEPLKSLIPKETPQRAEEPLKSVTPKETQRAEEPLKSLIPKETSQRAEEPLKSLTPKETQRAEEPLKGLTPNETSQRAEEPLKSLTPKETPERAEEPLKSLIPKETPERAEETIKSLIPKESPQRAEEPLKSPIPKETKTPQRAKEPSKSLIPKETSQRAEEPLKSQSAEKPNNLLSSFREDLSNVFRFSLSKDRNAAKDNQRKAGRTKEPLKSLIPKETPQRPEEPLKSLIPKETSQRSEEPLKGLTPNETPQRPEEPLKSLIPKETSQRAEEPLKSPIPKETPQRPEEPLKSLTPKETPERAEETIKSLIPKESPQRAKEPSKSLIPKETSQRAEEPLKSQSAEKPNNLLSSFREDLSNVFRFSLSKDRNAAKDNQRKAGRTKEPLKSLIPKETSQRSEEPLKGLTPNETPQRPEEPLKSLIPKETSQRAEEPLKSPIPKETPQRPEEPLKSLTPKESPQRAEEPLKSLTPKETQRPEEPLKSLIPKETPQRAEEPLKGLTPKETQRPEEPLKSLIPKETSQSAEEPLKSLTPKETQRAEESLKSLIPKETPQRAEEPLKSLTPKETQRAEEPLKGLTPNETSQRAEEPLKSLTPKETPERAEEPLKSLIPKETPERAEEPLKSLIPKETPERAEDPLKSLIPKETKTPQRAKEPSKSLIPKETSQRAEEPLKSQSAEKPNNLLSSFREDLSNVFRFSLSKDRNVAKDDQRKAGRTKEPLKSLIPKETPQRPEEPLKSLIPKETSQRSEEVLKSLIPKETPQRPEEPLKSLTPKETQRAEEPLKGLTPNETSQRAEEPLKSPIPKETPQRAEDPLKSLIPKETPERAEEPLKSLIPKETPERAEETIKSLIPKESPQRAEEPLKSQSAEKPNNLLSSFREDLSNVFRFSLSKDRNAAKDNQRKAGRTKEPLKSLIPKETSQRSEEPLKGLTPNETPQRPEEPLKSLIPKETSQRAEEPLKSPIPKETPQRPEEPLKSLTPKESPQRAEEPLKSLTPKETQRPEEPLKSLIPKETPQRAEEPLKGLTPKETQRPEEPLKSLIPKETSQSAEEPLKSLTPKETQRAEESLKSLIPKETPQRAEEPLKSLTPKETQRAEEPLKGLTPNETSQRAEEPLKSLTPKETPERAEEPLKSLIPKETPERAEEPLKSLIPKETPERAEDPLKSLIPKETKTPQRAKEPSKSLIPKETSQRAEEPLKSQSAEKPNNLLSSFREDLSNVFRFSLSKDRNVAKDDQRKAGRTKEPLKSLIPKETPQRPEEPLKSLIPKETSQRSEEVLKSLIPKETPQRPEEPLKSLTPKETQRAEEPLKGLTPNETSQRAEEPLKSPIPKETPQRAEDPLKSLIPKETPERAEEPLKSLIPKETPERAEETIKSLIPKESPQRAEEPLKSPIPKETKTPQSAKEPSKSLIPKETSQRAEEPLKSQSAEKPNNLLSSFREDLSNVFRFSLSKDRDAAKDGQRKAGRPEEPLKSLIPKESPQRTEEPLKSLIPKETPERAEEPLKSLIPKETPERAEEPLKSLIPKEIPQRAEDGQGGKETLSELREELTDNDGFSGNLSETVDNESIGNMKEKTNEPEDSEVDVSVSEEKTESLSETRGSEEVIPSDIQPTAEQRCEIEERSDDFSVVSEEEEMTNGKEAEEERGEEEQKKEEEEEDKEEVEQEEEGEEDVESPPETLLSLSSVISLFNLRDQTKDDTRAHEVDMWSVKNFACYLTFDPNTANSELHLTDGNRKVTRVWSDHRPSNHPDQFERCPQVLCREGLLDSVYWEVEWSGGADIGVAYNNISRDGDSASCLLGHNEGSWSLECSEGSYTPCHDNKRFKSSSPQPFTRRVGVHLDWSAGALSFYCVSKDTMVHLHTFTSSFHEPLYPAFWVWTYDGSVALSQVELDWERMLQ